The following coding sequences lie in one Lentilactobacillus sp. SPB1-3 genomic window:
- the nadE gene encoding ammonia-dependent NAD(+) synthetase, with the protein MREKQAQIIDDLKVRSEIDPQEEIRRSIDFMKDYLKQYSFLKGLVLGISGGQDSTLAGKLAQMAITELRDETGDNSYQFTAVRLPYGIQSDESDALAAIDFMQADSVARVDIKPAVDEAVKSVESNSITISDFNKGNIKARQRMIAQYAIGSAKSAAVVGTDHAAEAVTGFYTKFGDGAADITPLWRLDKRQGRKLLETLNAPVKLYEKTPTADLEDDRPALPDEVALGVSYKDIDDYLEGHEIDSAAAEVIEGWYDKTAHKRHTPINVYDNFWK; encoded by the coding sequence ATGAGAGAAAAACAAGCTCAAATTATTGATGACTTGAAGGTTAGATCAGAAATCGATCCTCAAGAAGAAATCAGAAGAAGCATTGACTTTATGAAGGATTATTTAAAGCAATATTCTTTTTTAAAGGGATTAGTTTTAGGAATTTCAGGTGGTCAAGATTCTACTTTAGCCGGTAAATTAGCGCAAATGGCTATCACGGAACTGCGGGATGAAACCGGAGACAACAGTTATCAATTTACTGCAGTAAGACTTCCCTATGGGATTCAGTCTGATGAATCAGATGCTTTAGCAGCAATTGATTTTATGCAGGCGGACAGTGTTGCCCGAGTGGACATTAAACCTGCTGTAGATGAAGCGGTCAAATCTGTGGAAAGTAATTCAATTACGATTTCTGATTTTAATAAGGGAAATATTAAGGCCCGTCAAAGAATGATTGCTCAGTATGCGATTGGTTCTGCAAAAAGTGCAGCCGTGGTTGGCACGGATCATGCTGCTGAAGCTGTGACCGGATTTTACACGAAATTTGGTGATGGTGCCGCAGATATTACTCCGCTTTGGCGATTAGATAAACGACAAGGCAGAAAGTTATTAGAAACCCTTAACGCTCCGGTTAAACTTTATGAAAAGACACCAACTGCCGATCTTGAAGATGATCGACCTGCACTTCCTGATGAAGTGGCACTTGGAGTTTCTTACAAAGATATTGATGATTATTTAGAGGGCCATGAAATTGACAGTGCTGCAGCTGAGGTAATCGAGGGCTGGTATGATAAGACAGCACATAAGCGTCACACGCCAATTAATGTTTATGATAATTTTTGGAAATAG
- a CDS encoding calcium-translocating P-type ATPase, PMCA-type translates to MADTKKTIYQLSVDEVLSKVSATKDGLSSEQVSGRREEFGPNQLVAQKRTSILQKFIAQFKDLMIIILIIAAIVAGLAGEHVDAIIIIAVVILNSVFGVFQESKAENAIDSLKEMSAPMATVLRGGQTQSVKSEDLVPGDIVLLEAGDVVPADLRLLEANSLKIEEAALTGESVPVDKDVATIEDSDLPLGDRNNLAFMNSNVTTGRGLGVVVYTGMNTEVGKIAHMLNTADEQTTPLQENLTQLGKMLTWLILIIAVITFVVGLLRGTETVINMLLTAISLAVAAIPEGLPAIVTVTLALGTQQMARHNALIRKLPAVETLGSTDIICSDKTGTLTQNKMTVEKVFLNGQLTDANQVSVDLSDQLAQIMVLNNDTKFQPDGLVGDPTETALIQYYLNNKLPVSEFISEHVRLAEIPFDSERKLMSTFNQYPDGTIQMNMKGAPDQLLKRVTRIIDNNQVRSITSDDIQKIQDTNHSLATSALRVLAFAYKPVTEVPTELTSEAQENDMIFVGLIGMIDPERPEVYQAVAEAKAAGIKSIMITGDHQDTAKAISSRLGIIDDINDSRAVMSGSELEELSDDEFDRRVEDVSVYARVAPEHKVRIVKAWQKKGKVVAMTGDGVNDAPALKTADIGVGMGITGTEVSKEASDMVLADDNFATIVTAIKAGRKVFANIQKALQYLLSANLGEVLTLFIMTLMGWQILAPVQILWINLVTDTFPAIALGVEPAEPGIMNRKPRGRTSNFFSGGIMTNILYQGLFEGLITLGVYAFAIANPVHSTDALIHADALTMAYATLGLIQLFHAFNSKTIHQSIFKVGLFKNKFFNWAMLASTILLVATIVVPGFNQMFHVTQLNSSQWMVVLFGGILIVIITEVVKWIQRHVLNED, encoded by the coding sequence ATGGCTGATACAAAGAAGACCATCTACCAATTATCGGTAGATGAAGTTTTATCAAAGGTAAGTGCTACTAAAGACGGTTTAAGTTCTGAACAAGTTTCTGGCCGCCGAGAAGAATTCGGTCCCAACCAATTGGTGGCACAAAAAAGAACATCAATATTACAAAAGTTCATCGCGCAATTTAAGGACCTCATGATCATTATCTTGATTATTGCGGCAATTGTTGCTGGTCTTGCGGGCGAACACGTTGATGCAATTATTATCATTGCGGTGGTAATTTTGAATTCAGTGTTTGGAGTTTTCCAAGAATCGAAGGCTGAAAATGCGATTGATTCTTTGAAAGAAATGTCAGCACCAATGGCAACTGTTTTACGGGGTGGTCAAACTCAATCTGTAAAAAGTGAAGATCTTGTGCCCGGAGATATTGTGTTATTAGAGGCAGGGGATGTTGTCCCGGCAGATTTAAGATTGCTGGAAGCTAACTCATTGAAGATCGAGGAAGCTGCCTTGACAGGTGAATCTGTTCCTGTTGATAAGGATGTCGCTACGATCGAAGATTCTGATTTACCATTAGGTGATCGCAATAACCTAGCATTTATGAACAGTAACGTTACCACTGGTCGAGGATTAGGGGTGGTTGTTTATACGGGTATGAACACCGAAGTGGGTAAGATTGCCCATATGTTAAATACCGCAGATGAACAAACTACACCACTTCAAGAGAACCTAACTCAATTAGGTAAGATGCTGACATGGTTGATTTTAATCATTGCAGTAATTACTTTTGTGGTTGGTTTGCTCAGAGGTACTGAAACTGTTATTAACATGTTACTAACTGCCATTTCTTTAGCGGTTGCTGCCATTCCAGAAGGATTACCGGCAATCGTTACAGTAACTTTGGCACTAGGTACTCAACAAATGGCTCGGCATAATGCGTTGATTCGCAAACTTCCAGCAGTTGAAACACTAGGAAGTACTGATATTATCTGTTCTGATAAAACTGGTACTTTAACACAAAATAAAATGACCGTTGAAAAAGTATTTTTAAATGGTCAATTAACTGACGCTAACCAAGTTTCTGTTGATTTGAGTGATCAATTGGCTCAAATTATGGTTTTAAATAATGACACTAAGTTCCAACCTGATGGACTAGTGGGTGACCCCACTGAAACGGCCTTGATTCAGTATTACTTGAATAATAAGTTGCCAGTTTCTGAATTTATCAGCGAGCATGTCCGTTTAGCTGAAATACCGTTTGATTCTGAAAGAAAGCTGATGTCGACATTTAACCAGTATCCAGATGGTACGATTCAGATGAATATGAAGGGCGCACCCGATCAATTATTAAAACGGGTAACTAGAATCATTGATAATAATCAGGTAAGATCAATTACTTCAGATGATATTCAAAAAATTCAAGATACCAATCACAGTCTTGCTACTTCAGCATTGAGAGTGTTGGCTTTTGCTTACAAACCAGTGACTGAAGTGCCAACTGAATTAACTTCAGAAGCGCAAGAAAATGACATGATTTTTGTTGGGTTGATTGGAATGATCGATCCGGAACGACCTGAAGTATATCAAGCCGTTGCTGAAGCTAAGGCTGCTGGAATCAAATCGATTATGATTACTGGTGATCATCAAGATACCGCTAAGGCGATTTCCAGCCGGCTTGGGATTATTGACGATATCAATGATAGTCGTGCTGTTATGAGTGGTTCTGAATTAGAAGAATTATCTGATGACGAGTTTGATCGCCGAGTAGAAGATGTTTCCGTTTATGCCAGAGTTGCTCCCGAACATAAAGTTAGAATCGTCAAAGCTTGGCAGAAAAAGGGGAAAGTAGTTGCCATGACTGGAGACGGAGTTAATGACGCTCCTGCTCTAAAGACTGCCGATATTGGGGTCGGAATGGGTATTACTGGAACCGAAGTTTCTAAAGAAGCATCTGATATGGTACTAGCAGATGATAACTTTGCTACGATTGTGACAGCGATTAAAGCTGGTAGAAAAGTGTTCGCAAATATCCAAAAAGCTCTTCAATATTTACTATCTGCTAACCTTGGAGAAGTATTGACACTATTCATTATGACTTTGATGGGCTGGCAAATTTTAGCTCCAGTACAAATCCTATGGATCAACTTAGTAACTGATACCTTCCCAGCTATTGCTTTAGGGGTTGAACCTGCAGAACCAGGCATTATGAATCGTAAGCCTCGTGGTCGAACATCTAACTTCTTCTCTGGTGGGATTATGACCAATATTTTGTATCAGGGGCTCTTTGAAGGATTGATTACTCTAGGAGTTTATGCATTTGCGATTGCTAATCCGGTACACAGTACCGACGCACTGATTCATGCTGATGCATTAACAATGGCATACGCCACATTGGGATTGATTCAGTTGTTCCACGCATTTAACTCAAAGACGATTCATCAATCGATATTTAAAGTGGGACTTTTTAAGAATAAATTCTTCAACTGGGCAATGTTAGCTTCAACTATTTTATTAGTTGCAACCATAGTTGTTCCTGGGTTTAACCAGATGTTTCATGTTACGCAATTGAATTCTTCACAATGGATGGTAGTACTTTTTGGTGGAATTTTAATTGTTATTATCACAGAAGTAGTAAAATGGATTCAGAGACATGTACTCAATGAAGATTAA
- a CDS encoding Tex family protein: MLTKLSEQVVAKLSGISKSQVDATLKMLSEGDTVPFIARYRKERTHNLDEVQIRDIQDMAKKIETLEKRKTDVIKKIAEQDQLTPKLEAKINQSETVQQIDDLYLPFKQKRRTKATIAKERGLMPLAEATLKFDENIQTKIAGAINPDNELLTSDDVEAGIHEILAEQIGEHSEFRSWIRTQTMKSGVLTSKVKNKVKDSEDAQTYQQYFDFEESVKTVPEFRILAINRGEREGILTVKIAVNELEIFNYLKFKLIGNHSGPSAQIIEDAAQDAYKRFIGPAIEREIRADLTEKADQHAIDVFGKNLYNLLMQAPLKGRIVMGFDPAYRTGCKLAVVDGNGKFLGKTVIYPHKPASESKRKAAKQEFIDFINQFKVEMIAIGNGTASRESEQFVADAIKEIKHPIFYVIVNEAGASVYSASDVARREFPDFSVEQRSAVSIGRRIQDPLAELVKIDPQAIGVGQYQHDVAQKQLTEKLDQVVETAVNQVGINLNTASPELLVHISGLSKTIAENIVTYRNENGGFTSRNQLTKVPRLGPKAYEQSVGFLRIVNGKNPFDNTDIHPESYAAANKLLKLYNLENVELGSETVRERLGNVDLSEVASQLDIGEATLQDIIKGLTVPGRDLRDDMPTPLLKQDVLKISDLKPGMKLQGTVRNVVDFGAFVDIGVKQDGLVHISKLSDKFVKDPSTVVAVGDVVNVYVESIDEQRSRIQLSMIDPNSAEKE, encoded by the coding sequence ATTTTGACTAAATTAAGTGAGCAAGTCGTTGCCAAACTATCTGGTATTTCCAAATCACAAGTTGACGCAACTCTAAAAATGCTGTCTGAAGGGGATACAGTTCCTTTTATTGCCCGTTATCGTAAGGAGCGGACACATAATTTGGATGAGGTTCAAATTAGAGACATTCAAGATATGGCTAAGAAAATTGAAACCCTAGAAAAACGTAAGACAGATGTCATCAAAAAGATCGCGGAACAAGATCAATTAACGCCCAAACTAGAAGCTAAAATCAATCAATCTGAAACGGTTCAACAAATCGATGATTTGTATTTACCTTTCAAACAAAAGCGTCGGACCAAGGCCACGATTGCCAAAGAACGTGGCTTAATGCCATTGGCTGAGGCCACCCTTAAATTTGACGAGAATATTCAAACTAAAATCGCCGGCGCCATTAATCCTGATAATGAATTACTAACCAGTGATGATGTCGAGGCAGGAATTCACGAAATTTTGGCTGAACAAATTGGAGAACATTCTGAATTCAGATCTTGGATAAGAACTCAAACTATGAAGTCGGGTGTGTTGACTTCCAAGGTAAAAAACAAGGTCAAGGATAGTGAAGATGCGCAGACCTATCAACAGTATTTTGATTTTGAAGAATCTGTTAAAACAGTCCCTGAATTCCGTATCCTTGCAATCAACCGCGGTGAGCGAGAAGGCATTCTAACTGTCAAAATTGCAGTGAATGAACTGGAAATTTTTAATTATTTAAAATTTAAATTGATAGGTAATCATTCAGGACCTAGTGCTCAGATCATTGAAGATGCCGCCCAGGATGCATATAAGCGATTTATTGGTCCGGCCATTGAGCGAGAAATCAGAGCAGATTTAACCGAAAAGGCTGATCAGCATGCAATCGATGTCTTCGGTAAGAATCTTTATAATTTATTAATGCAGGCCCCATTAAAGGGTAGAATCGTGATGGGATTTGATCCCGCATACAGAACTGGATGTAAACTAGCAGTGGTTGATGGCAATGGTAAATTTCTTGGTAAGACAGTTATTTATCCACATAAACCAGCTTCAGAAAGCAAACGAAAAGCTGCTAAACAGGAATTCATTGATTTTATTAACCAATTCAAAGTAGAAATGATTGCTATTGGTAATGGAACGGCAAGTCGAGAGTCTGAACAATTTGTTGCTGACGCAATTAAAGAAATAAAACATCCAATTTTTTACGTAATTGTTAATGAGGCTGGGGCGTCAGTATATTCTGCTAGTGATGTTGCTAGACGTGAATTCCCAGACTTTAGTGTTGAACAGCGTTCAGCGGTTAGCATTGGTCGAAGAATTCAAGATCCATTAGCAGAACTGGTTAAGATTGATCCACAAGCAATCGGAGTTGGGCAGTATCAACACGATGTGGCGCAAAAACAACTAACTGAGAAGTTGGATCAAGTAGTTGAAACTGCAGTTAACCAAGTTGGTATCAATTTGAATACAGCTAGTCCAGAATTATTAGTTCATATTTCTGGATTATCAAAGACCATCGCAGAAAATATCGTGACATATCGAAATGAAAATGGTGGATTTACCAGCAGAAATCAATTGACTAAAGTTCCAAGATTAGGACCAAAAGCTTATGAGCAGTCGGTCGGATTCTTGCGTATCGTTAATGGTAAAAATCCATTTGATAATACAGATATTCATCCGGAAAGTTATGCTGCGGCTAACAAATTATTAAAACTATACAATTTGGAGAACGTGGAATTAGGATCAGAAACTGTTCGTGAACGATTGGGAAATGTTGATTTAAGCGAGGTAGCTTCACAGCTCGACATCGGTGAGGCAACTTTGCAAGATATTATTAAAGGATTAACTGTACCAGGCAGAGACTTACGAGATGATATGCCGACCCCGTTGTTGAAACAGGATGTACTTAAAATCAGTGATTTGAAGCCAGGGATGAAGCTTCAAGGAACAGTCAGAAACGTAGTGGATTTTGGAGCTTTTGTGGATATCGGAGTTAAGCAAGACGGCTTAGTTCATATTTCTAAACTGAGCGATAAATTCGTTAAGGATCCCAGTACTGTAGTTGCAGTTGGCGACGTTGTAAATGTTTATGTTGAATCAAT